One Williamwhitmania taraxaci genomic window, TTTTCGCTTCGGCTCGCACATAGTAAGCAGGACTATCCCCATTATTGCCAAGATAAACCCGTAGGGTTGCTGTACCCACATCGAGAAAACCATAGGATAAATTATAGCGCAATGTCTCCCCCACCTGAAAGGTGGCATTCAACGAATCAATAGTTTGTGCCTGAATGGGCAAAAACCAGATAAAGACAGAGATAAACACTAAAACCGGTTTGCTTTTTATTGCCATAAAAGGATTGGAAAGAGAGTTCAGTTACATAAGCGAAGGTATAACGAAAAAGGGTATGGAAAAGTTAAAGTTTACGAAAAAACAAAGGTGATTCAAACGAACCACCTTTGCGTATATCAATCACAACAAACGTTACAGCTGAATCTCTTTTTTTGCAAGATAAAAATCTACTTTTTCAAGCGTAGTATCTGCAATGCGCTGATTCATTTCATCTAGCGTTCGTGGTGCAGGAAGAATTACCTTATCACCCGGTTTCCAGTCTAGTGGCAAAGCAACCTTAAACTTATCAGCTACTTGCATGCCCTTTAGCACTCTTAGAATTTCGTCCATGTTACGCCCCACATTAAGCGGGTAATACATTATGAGGCGAATCTTTTTTGCTGGGTCGATAAAAAATACGGCTCTTACAGCAGCAGTTTCGCTTTCGTTGGGCTGAAGCATCCCATATAGCTTCGAAACTTTCATGTCCAAGTCGGCTATAATTGGAAAATCGAAGTAGACACCAGTGTTTTGTCTTACGTTATTCACCCAACCCAAGTGGGCATGAATGCTATCGATACTTAATCCCAACAACTCGGTATTAAGCGCTTCGAACTCATTTTTACGTAAAGCAAAACCGCTCATTTCAGTTGTGCATACCGGTGTAAAATCGGCCGGATGCGAGAAGAGAACTATCCACTTGTCCTTAGCAAACTCCGAAAGTTTAATTTTTCCTTTAGTGGTTAATGCCTCAAAATCGGGTGCTAAATCACCAATACGTGGCATGCTAAAAACTTCATTTTGTTCCATAATAAATGTTTTAAAGTTTATAATATACAATATGTTATCGTCCAAGAAAAGAGGAATACATCCAAACTAACTTCTCTTGCTCACGAATATAATCGCTCATGAGTGCATTTGTACCTTCATCGTTGGCTTCGGCCGACATCGACAGTAGTTCGCGTTGCAGCATTATTACCTCTTTAAAGGAACCAAGCACCTCCTCCACTGCCTTTCGCCCATCGGCAACATTCTTACTCTCCTTAACCTTTGATATTGCTAAATAGTCGGTATAGCTGTGTAGCGGTTGATGGCCTAGCGTTAAGATTCGCTCAGCAACCTCGTCAATTTTAATTTGGAAGTCGGTATACAGCTCTTCAAACTTTAGGTGTAGCTCAAAAAACTTCTCACCCTTAATGTTCCAGTGAAAGCCACGACTATTGATATAAAAGAGTTGGTATGTTGCTAAAAGAACGTTAAGCTTGTCAACTAACTGTTTCGATTGTACCTCGTCCAATCCAATGAATGATTTAGAATTGCTCATATCAATGTGTATTAAGTTTCAATTTTATGATACAAATATACGGAGCCACACAGCATCAATCAAACTGATTTTTTCTATATTCGCATCGACTACATCTATTTCGTTTGGCAATTAAAGTCTTACACGGTAATACACCACAAATTTTACTCGAAAATGAATATTCAACAGCTAGAATATATTGTTGCAATAGACACTTACAGGCACTTTGCTAAATCGGCAGAAGCCACATTTGTTACGCAACCAACCTTGAGCATGATGGTTCAGAAGTTGGAAGAGGAACTGGAGGTTAAAATCTTCGACCGAAGCAAACAGCCTGTTGTTCCAACAAAAATAGGCGAAGAGATAGTAATGCAAGCCCGCAAAGCACTGGCAGAAATAGCAGAAATAAAGAGTATCGTGCAAAACGATAGAGGATTGATATCGGGAACACTGCGAATTGGAATAATTCCCACACTTGCCCCCTACCTGCTACCGCTATTTCTAAAGAACTTCATATCGAAATACCCGTTGGTTAAGCTTAAGGTAGCCGAAATGATTAGCGAAAATATAATTGAAGCGATTATCAGCGGAAAACTTGATGCTGGATTAATGGCCACGCCGCTAAAAGATAGCAGGTTAAAGGAGAATAGATTGTTTTATGAAAAGTTCTATGCATACGTTTCTCCAACCGAGCCAGAATATGAAGAAGAAACATTGCATGCCGACAAAATTAACACGAATAACCTCTGGTTGCTTGAAGAAGGGCATTGCTTTCGTTCACAAATCATGAGGCTATGTGAAATTAAGCAATCGTCTAATAGTGGCAAGAATCTTGACTACGAAGCCGGAAGTATTGAGACTTTAATACGTATTGTAGACCAAAGCGGCGGCATAACAATAATTCCAGAGATGGCAACTTACGCCCTTACCGACACACAAAAGCTAAGCCTTAGATCATTTTTCGATCCTTCGCCAGTAAGGGAGGTTAGTATTGTAAGTCATAGAGAATTCGTTAAAAAAAAGCTACTCAACACACTTGCAGAAGAGATTAATGCTTCGCTTCCTCAGAGTATTCTCGATCAAACGAACAGTATAATAATTGATATTTAGCGTCAGAAATTAAAGAAGCATATTAGTTGCCTACTAAATTATTACCTTTGTTAGAACAAAAGAACCAGTACATAAAAAGAGACTCGAATGTATCCACTCCGAAAACTACTTGCCATTTTGGGTTTTACCATGATGGTTCTACCATTCGCTAATGCACAATCGCGCTATTGGATTCAACTTACCGATAAACGAGGAACAACCTTCGACCCTAATACCTATTTTGATAGGGTACAGCATGAGGTTGCGGGTGATTCCACCAATTTCCCCCTCAATGAATCCTACTTACAGCAGATAAAAAAGGTAACAGGAAATATTGGTCGAACCAGCCGATGGCTTAATGCCGTAGCGCTCTCTGCCAACAAAAGAGAGCTAAAAGCACTAGCCAAACTTCCATTTGTTAAAGACATTACCCCAATTACCGGCAACTATGTTCATGCAGAGTTTGACGATCATACGAATGGCAGCTCAGACAAACTTACCGAAATCTATGACATTCTTAACCGGCAAACCCAGCGAATGGGGGCTCGTTACTTTACTTTGATGGACTCGTCCATTGTAATTAATGGCAAGGGTATTCGGATTGCAGTTTTCGATGGTGGCTTTCCTGGAGTTAACACACAGGAAGTATTTAGCCATATTCGAAACGAAAACAGGATCATTGCTACGTGGGATTTTACCAAGAACAATGAAAACGTGTATCGCGGCATATCCCACGGCACCAATGTATTGTCTTGTATTGCAGGTATTCACGAAGGAACTGCAATGGGTATGGCTACGGGAGCCGAATTTTTGCTTGCCATTACCGAAGTAAACAGTGAGCCATTCTCGGAGGAAGAAAACTGGCTTGCAGCCGTAGAGTGGGCACACAAAAATGGAGCAGACATTATTAGCAGCTCGTTGGGATACACCTTTAATCGCTACTTCCCTACCGATATGGATGGAAAGAAAACCTTTGTAGCACGCGCAGCCACACTGGCAGCCCGAAAAGGTATGCTTGTGATAAATGCTGCCGGCAACGATGGCGATAGCGACTGGAAGGTTCTGGGAACGCCTGCCGATGCCGATTCCATTCTAACCGTAGGCGGTGTGTCGCCCGACAACAACCTCCATATTGATTTCTCATCCTATGGTCCGACAGCCGATGGCCGAATGAAGCCCAATGTATCGGCTTTTGGAAAAGCAGTAGTGGCAAAACCAAAAGGCGGCGTTCAAATTGCCTACGGTACCTCGTTTGCTACGCCTCTGATTTCGGGGTTTGTGGCCTGTGCTTGGCAAATAAACCGGAATAAATCGGCAATGGAGATGCTAAAGCTTATCGAACAGTCGGGCGATCTATATCCTTACTTCGATTACGCCCATGGCTACGGGGTGCCACAGGCCAACTTCTTTATCGATTCCCTGAAGGAACCCGAATCCACCTTCGACCTTTACGAAGACGACACCTATTATAATGTATTTGTTCCAGCCGGTTATGTGAAGTTACTCTCGGGATACAACACTACCATCCTATTTTACAATATTGAGAACGAAAAGGGTGTCCTTACCGAATATGGTGCCGTTAGAGTTTACCAAGAAAAAGCACTAAGCCTATTCAAAAAATCATTCAAGAAGGGTTATAAGCTAAACATTAAGTATCTGAACTACTCGGGTACCTTCAACCTCGGCGACAAAGAGGAAGTAGGCCCCACTAAGGTGGTAATGCACCAATAACAACTCATTTTGAAAACAAAACAGAAGCATAAAGCCAAACAGAATCATCTAACTCGGCAAATCAACATGAAGAAAATAGCTGTTCTAATATCTATAATCTCCTTTGGATTAACAGGCCTTTCGCAAACCATCGTGATGCAAAACACCAACCCAATGGAACCCTATAATGCCAAAACTAAAGGAGAAAATAGGAAACATTACAATCAAGGCTTTATTAGTTTTGGGGTAGTAACTCCAATAGGAGCTAAAAATGATGATTCCTACTTTGGAAAATCACTCGTATTCGATCTTGGCCATCGATATCGCTACCGCATTTCGAACTTTGTCAATATTGGTAGTGATCTTTCGTTTTACATGCAAGGAAACAGGCTCGACCATAGCGGCATGCACAAGATTTACGATGGTGCTACCCACGAAAGAGAGAACATTATTCAAAACGAATTCAGAATTTCTCCATTCATTCGCTTTAACCTCACCCCCCACAGAGGCAACTACCTTGGAACCTATATCGATTTTGGTGGATATATTGGTTGGAACTTCCTACCTGTATTTAGAGCAGTTGATACCGGACATAATGGGAATGAGGAGATGGCATATACTAGGTCCTTCGACCCAAATCAGAACCGATACGACTATGGAGTTACCGGTAGAATTGCTCGGAACAAACACCTTTTATTCGCAACATATCGGTTGAGCGACATTATGAAGAAATCGGAACAGCCTAGCCTTCCAAGGTTGGCCGTAGGCATTCAGTTTGGATTTTAACCACTTTGGATTGAAATTAAACCGTTGCTCCAAACAGGTGTCGAAACAAGGAACCGAGAAAAAAAGCAATTTGCAAACCAAACAGATAATTAATTAAACCACAAATAATGAAGAAGTTATTCTCAATTCTGATGGCAGGTGCGCTGGCAATAACCGTTCAAACGGGATTCGCCTGCACCAACTACATCATTACGAAGGGAGCATCTGCCGACGGCTCGGTAATGATCTCCTATGCTGCCGATTCCCATATTCGGTATGGCGAACTTTACTACCGTCCAGGTGGACCACAACCAGCGGGAGCCACCTACAAGATTTACGACAGAGGAACCCTTAAATACTTAGGCGAAATACCTCAACCAGCCTTAACCTACACGGTTATTGGTTTCATGAATGAGCATCAGGTAGCCATTGGCGAAACAACCTATGGTGGAAAAGCCGAGCTGGAGGATACCACCGGGATGATTGATTACGGAAGTCTTATGTTTCTTGGACTTCACAGGGCCAAGACCGCTCGTGAGGCCATTAAGGTAATGGCCGAGTTAGTAGATAAGTATGGTTATTACAGCAGCGGTGAGTCATTCTCCGTTGGCGACGCCAACGAGGCTTGGATTTTCGAAATCATTGGCAAAGGTACCGAAATGGCTATCGACAAAAAGACAGGCAAGAGCTACAACAAGAATAAGGGTGCCGTATGGGTTGCCATACGCATTCCCGATGGATACATCTCTTCGCACGCAAATCAAGCCCGCATAACTACCTTTCCACTTGCCAATGGAAAAACCTCCATTTCGAGCAAAACAATGGACAAGATTTTCCTTCCTTCCGTTGAAGTAGTCTACTCGCAAGATGTAATTACGTTTGCCCGTAGCAAAGGCTATTTTACAGGAAAAGATGAAGAGTTTAGCTTCTCCGACACCTATGCACCCATGACCTTTGACGCAGCACGTTTCAGCGAAGCACGTGTATGGAGTTTCTTTAAGGCAGTGAATAAGGATATGTGGAGTTACATCGACTATGCCAAGGGAGAAAACCTAAAGCACCGGATGCCACTTTACATTAAGCCCGACCATAAGCTTACCCCTCAAGACTTAATGGCGGCTAAGCGCGATCACCTCGAAGGTACCGATATGGATATGAGCAAAGATCCCGGAGCGGGCCCATACGGCCTACCCTACCGCTGGCGTCCCCTTACCTATAAGGTAAATGGTAAAGAGTATTTCAACGAGCGCACCACCGCTACCCAACAAACAGGATTCTCATTTATTGCCCAACTGCGCAGCTGGTTGCCCAACCCTATTGGGGGAATCTTCTGGTTTGGCGTTGATGATGCTGCCACTACCGTGTATGTGCCCATTTATGCCGGGGTAAGAAAAGCACCCGAAAGCTTTGCCGAAGGAAATGGGGATATGCTTACCTATTCCGAAACCTCCGCCTTTTGGACGTTCAACAAGGTAGCCAATTTCACCTACCTGCGTTACAATCTCATGATAGAAGATGTCGTAAAGGTTCAAAAAGAGTTGGAAAGTAGCTATGTGGAGATGATACCTACAGTTGATCAGACTGCCCAAAAAATTTATGCCGAGAACCCAGAAAGAGCAAGGGATTTCCTTACCACATTTTCGTCGGCCACGGCCAATAGCGCCGTTAAAAGATGGGAACAACTGTTCCAATTCCTTTTGGTTAAGTATATCGATGGAAATGTAAAGAAGGAAAAGGACGGCAAGTTTTTAAGAAATGAGCATGGCTTTGTTCCCTCACCCAGCCAACCGGGATATCCTGAGTGGTGGTTGAAGGAAGTAGTCGATAAAACAGGAAATAAGTTTGAGATGCCCACCGGCGGGGCTTCCCACTAAAATAACAAGGAGAGGCGAGAAATTATTCTCGCCTCTCTCTTTTCTAATACCGAGGATGCCGCAAATGATATTGCTGTGCGTCTCATGGCAATTCTTCTTTATCGCAAACCCGACATAACAATTATCAGAAGATATCCTTATGATTCGTAGTAATAGCTATTCAACCACTCGAATCTCGTAACTCATTTTCATGGCCTTCTTAAACATGGCATTTACACCACAGTAGCGCTCTTCCGACAGTTCAACGGCCTTGGTAAGCTTATCCATTGGTAGATCCTTGCCCTTGAATTCATAAATTACCTTCATGGCTTCATAGTGCTTCGGATGTTCCTCGGTTTGATCGGCCTCCACCATGATGTTAAGCCCATCAAACGCCACATGCATTTTCTTAAGAATGGAAACAACATCCATTCCGGTGCAGCCAGCCAGCGCAACCAAGAGAAGGGGTTTTGGTCGAGCACCGGAGTCCTCACCGCCCGAGGCCTCATCGGCATCAACAACAATCTTATGACCAAAAACATCGGCCTCAAATTTCATATTCCCTTTCCATTCGGTATTTACAGAAACCTTACTCATAATAGTATCGTTATAATTGGTTTTTACTTTGGCACAAACACACAACCTACTGTTGTACAACTTACCGTTAAACAAGCCAACAAACAAATTGTTCCATATTGTAAAGTATGATTGTCCAGCAAACATATGCCTATGGTCATACACAAGCCAAGTAGACTCTCTATACACAAAGATTAACCTACATTATTGCAATAGGTTCAAGTAGCATCAAGTCTATACTATCGCGCGCGAAATCCTGCTAAGCATTTTCCGTTCAAAAAATTCATAGCTGATAGCCGAAATGAGAAGGATTACAATAATTGCCAACACAAATAGGACCGGACCATTAGCCAAACTGGCAAGGCCCACCGAACGTAGAATCTTTGGAAGAAACACAATGACCAACGGATGAACTAAGTATAAGGAATAGGAAATATCGCCCAGATATACCAATGGCTTGAAAAAGGAAATGGGTCGATTCTTATGCCACATCAGCAGGCTGAACAAAAGAGCGCCGCAGGAGAGCATGTTTGCGAAAATATTATTGGAAAGGTGGCCAATACCAAAGTAGGCAAGCCAAAAGTAAACCAGCGATACCCCAACCATTAAAAAAGAAATGGTGTGCGACTTAATCGCAAAGGAGGATTGGTAAATCCATCCTAACAAAACCCCTAACAAAAAGTAGAGCATTACCGGGCTCGCCATTACTTCCAAATACCTAACGCTAAACCCATAAGCGTGTGAAGCATCGAAGTTAACCGATGCGCCTACTAGAAAAGGAAGACCAACAACAATTGAAACAATGAGTAACGAAAGAACCGCATATCGGAATTTACCAAAGAAGAGGCTAACGCAAAAGATCAAGTAAAACAGCATTTCGTAGGCCAGAGTCCATCCAATGGCAACAGGAGGAAAGCCGAAAGAGGGCCCCACAGTGCTTGTAAAGGAAGGCACAAAGGTGAGCGCACTAAGAAGCAAATCGGGCCTGCGAGCAAGATAGTAGCCCACCTGCCCCAGTCCAACAATCCAAATAAGGGTAACCAAATAGTAAAGGGGAACAATGCGAACTATGCGTTTAAGCGCAAAAATACGAACATAAGTAACGCTGCGTGCGCTATTTTGCGTGGTGTAGAAGATGATAAATCCACTAAGAATAAAGAAAAGAGGAACACCAATTGCTCCAGAGCCAAAAAAGAAGCTTCCATAGGCAAACGTTGGAGTATTAAGCAGCGTTTTCATATGAAATGAGCAAACGAGCAAAGCACCAACACCTCTTACTACCTGAATTAAATCAATTTTTTTTTGCACAGGTCACTCGTTTTTGGTTACCACAAATGTAACCTATTTGGTATAAAACCCCCATCTGCAAAAACCGCAAACATTCATGAATAAAGGTTTATGCGCATATATATACATCAAAAAAAATCACAAACAACATATTAATTATCAACCAATAGACTAGCAACAAGCGTTATGATTAAGATAAAAGTATTTTTAAAAGCATTGCAGATAAAAATATTATGCATATATTTGCACCGTTAGTGTATACAGAAAATGGCATCCGCCAAATTCTTATCATTGGTGTTTAGGATGGGTTAGGTTTCAAAAAAGTAGAGGTGCTTTTTTGATAAGGTTCTGAAACAACGCGATTCAACTTGAAAAAGTTGCTCGCAGCGTTTCAAACCTTAATTTTTCGACTTACTTTTAGACACTACTCCCTCAATAAAATTTCATACGTTTATCGTGGCGTTTAGGTGGTAACTTAAGCAAAAGAAAACATATCCCATGGTTAAGAATAGCCGCAAGCAGGAGATAAAAAGAGTTATCCTTTCGTTAAAAATATCCAACCAAGACGAACTTCTGGAAGAACTTCGAAAGTTAGGATATGAATTAACCCAAGCTACGCTATCGCGCGATCTTAAAGAGCTGGGTGTAGCAAAAATGCCCGATAACGAAAAGGGATACATTTACGTGCTGCCCGAGAAGATGGGCATGCAGGAACGAATGCCTACCTCCCTTAACATGCCCTCGGTAAGCGTTCTTTCGCTCGAATTCTCCTACCAATTTGGCATACTCCGAACCCTACCGGGATTTGCCAGCAGCGTGGCCATTTACATCGACTCGCATCACGCAAAGGAGATTGCCGGAACCATTGCCGGCGACGATACCATCCTTATTATTCCTCGCGAACCAGCCTCGCACGATGATGTAAGACGGGCGCTTAAGAAAATACTACCTTCAATATCGGCATAGAAGGCTACTGAATTCTATTAGATTCGATCCACCCTATTACTTCATGGTAGCGGTAGTTCTCCAACACTCCAAAATTTGGCAGTGACTTCACCTTTAAGGTTGTGAACCGTGGCACAGCAATACCGCATAAGAAACGTGCAATCAGATCGGGCGTAGTTTTTCCGCTCATCTTCTGTTCAAAATCATTCACAAGCATGGGATAACTGTAGAAAGCCAAATTGGGCAGATTAGCACTCTTGCTCAAATGCACGCTTCCAGCGTTGCACACCGAACAATGACCACATGCAGCCCAGCTTACCGTTTCGCCAAAATACTCGGCCAATAGTTTGGATAAACAGACATCCGATTCGAACAAAGATACCATCTCATGAATCCGATTTACCTCTATCTCCTCCTTTTTCCTGAAAAGGTCAAAGAGTTCTTCGGCAAGTACACCTACTTCGAAATCATTCCCAACAACTTCGAAAACCTCTATCATTTGGGTTGCCTCCAAGTGAATCCACCCCTGCTCATTGAAATGTTCCAGGGCAGCAACCACGCGATCGCGGGGAGTATCGTAGGCACTGCAAATGGTTTTCACATCAACGTTGGTCCATTTTCGTGCCGTTTGGCTATTGTCGAAGATTGCCTTTACAAATGCCTTTCGCTCACCTTGAAACTTGTCCAACACAACCTCATTGCTCACCAGATTAGCAAAACGATAGCTGCCATAAAAAGAGTAGAGTGGCTTAATTATGTTCTTCATCTCGAGGTAAACGAGCAAAGTCTTTAGCGGCAGCTGGCGGATATTGCACTTTGTGGCTAGGGTGCCAATCTGCAATTCCCAATGGCGGTTGTCCTGCGGAATTTCCTTCAACAGTTGCTCAATGGATTCCAGCTCGGGAGTATCCCCATAAATAAAGTTTTCCAGCACCTGCACATTGTCGAGATTGGCCAGAACAATGCAATTGCTCGGCTGGCCATCGCGCCCGGCGCGCCCAATCTCCTGGCTATATCCCTCAATCGATTTGGGTAAATCGTAGTGGATAACGCGTCGAATATCGCTCTTGTCGATACCCATCCCAAAGGCAATAGTAGCCACAATGCAAGCGGTTTTACCCGTCATAAACTCATTCTGAATCTGCTCACGCTCTTCGCTCTTCATCCCGGCATGATAGGCCACTGCATTAATTCCCCGATGGACTAAAAAGTGTGCAACCACTTCGGCCGTTTTCTGCAAGGTAACATATACAATGGTAGGATCGTTGGGCTTATCCACCACGAGCGTTAGCAACTCCCGGTTCTTTTGCTGCTCCGCCACCGAGCATATGCGCAGGTGAAGGTTCGATCGATAGAACCCAGTAACAATAACATTTTCCTTACCAATACTGAATTTAGCACACATATCTTCGATAACCTTGGGCGTAGCCGTGGCCGTAAGCAGCAACACCTGCTCTATCTTAAATGCTTTTTGGAAGGT contains:
- a CDS encoding peroxiredoxin yields the protein MEQNEVFSMPRIGDLAPDFEALTTKGKIKLSEFAKDKWIVLFSHPADFTPVCTTEMSGFALRKNEFEALNTELLGLSIDSIHAHLGWVNNVRQNTGVYFDFPIIADLDMKVSKLYGMLQPNESETAAVRAVFFIDPAKKIRLIMYYPLNVGRNMDEILRVLKGMQVADKFKVALPLDWKPGDKVILPAPRTLDEMNQRIADTTLEKVDFYLAKKEIQL
- a CDS encoding Dps family protein, translated to MSNSKSFIGLDEVQSKQLVDKLNVLLATYQLFYINSRGFHWNIKGEKFFELHLKFEELYTDFQIKIDEVAERILTLGHQPLHSYTDYLAISKVKESKNVADGRKAVEEVLGSFKEVIMLQRELLSMSAEANDEGTNALMSDYIREQEKLVWMYSSFLGR
- a CDS encoding hydrogen peroxide-inducible genes activator; this encodes MNIQQLEYIVAIDTYRHFAKSAEATFVTQPTLSMMVQKLEEELEVKIFDRSKQPVVPTKIGEEIVMQARKALAEIAEIKSIVQNDRGLISGTLRIGIIPTLAPYLLPLFLKNFISKYPLVKLKVAEMISENIIEAIISGKLDAGLMATPLKDSRLKENRLFYEKFYAYVSPTEPEYEEETLHADKINTNNLWLLEEGHCFRSQIMRLCEIKQSSNSGKNLDYEAGSIETLIRIVDQSGGITIIPEMATYALTDTQKLSLRSFFDPSPVREVSIVSHREFVKKKLLNTLAEEINASLPQSILDQTNSIIIDI
- a CDS encoding S8 family serine peptidase, producing MYPLRKLLAILGFTMMVLPFANAQSRYWIQLTDKRGTTFDPNTYFDRVQHEVAGDSTNFPLNESYLQQIKKVTGNIGRTSRWLNAVALSANKRELKALAKLPFVKDITPITGNYVHAEFDDHTNGSSDKLTEIYDILNRQTQRMGARYFTLMDSSIVINGKGIRIAVFDGGFPGVNTQEVFSHIRNENRIIATWDFTKNNENVYRGISHGTNVLSCIAGIHEGTAMGMATGAEFLLAITEVNSEPFSEEENWLAAVEWAHKNGADIISSSLGYTFNRYFPTDMDGKKTFVARAATLAARKGMLVINAAGNDGDSDWKVLGTPADADSILTVGGVSPDNNLHIDFSSYGPTADGRMKPNVSAFGKAVVAKPKGGVQIAYGTSFATPLISGFVACAWQINRNKSAMEMLKLIEQSGDLYPYFDYAHGYGVPQANFFIDSLKEPESTFDLYEDDTYYNVFVPAGYVKLLSGYNTTILFYNIENEKGVLTEYGAVRVYQEKALSLFKKSFKKGYKLNIKYLNYSGTFNLGDKEEVGPTKVVMHQ
- a CDS encoding dipeptidase codes for the protein MKKLFSILMAGALAITVQTGFACTNYIITKGASADGSVMISYAADSHIRYGELYYRPGGPQPAGATYKIYDRGTLKYLGEIPQPALTYTVIGFMNEHQVAIGETTYGGKAELEDTTGMIDYGSLMFLGLHRAKTAREAIKVMAELVDKYGYYSSGESFSVGDANEAWIFEIIGKGTEMAIDKKTGKSYNKNKGAVWVAIRIPDGYISSHANQARITTFPLANGKTSISSKTMDKIFLPSVEVVYSQDVITFARSKGYFTGKDEEFSFSDTYAPMTFDAARFSEARVWSFFKAVNKDMWSYIDYAKGENLKHRMPLYIKPDHKLTPQDLMAAKRDHLEGTDMDMSKDPGAGPYGLPYRWRPLTYKVNGKEYFNERTTATQQTGFSFIAQLRSWLPNPIGGIFWFGVDDAATTVYVPIYAGVRKAPESFAEGNGDMLTYSETSAFWTFNKVANFTYLRYNLMIEDVVKVQKELESSYVEMIPTVDQTAQKIYAENPERARDFLTTFSSATANSAVKRWEQLFQFLLVKYIDGNVKKEKDGKFLRNEHGFVPSPSQPGYPEWWLKEVVDKTGNKFEMPTGGASH
- a CDS encoding OsmC family protein — encoded protein: MSKVSVNTEWKGNMKFEADVFGHKIVVDADEASGGEDSGARPKPLLLVALAGCTGMDVVSILKKMHVAFDGLNIMVEADQTEEHPKHYEAMKVIYEFKGKDLPMDKLTKAVELSEERYCGVNAMFKKAMKMSYEIRVVE
- a CDS encoding acyltransferase family protein gives rise to the protein MQKKIDLIQVVRGVGALLVCSFHMKTLLNTPTFAYGSFFFGSGAIGVPLFFILSGFIIFYTTQNSARSVTYVRIFALKRIVRIVPLYYLVTLIWIVGLGQVGYYLARRPDLLLSALTFVPSFTSTVGPSFGFPPVAIGWTLAYEMLFYLIFCVSLFFGKFRYAVLSLLIVSIVVGLPFLVGASVNFDASHAYGFSVRYLEVMASPVMLYFLLGVLLGWIYQSSFAIKSHTISFLMVGVSLVYFWLAYFGIGHLSNNIFANMLSCGALLFSLLMWHKNRPISFFKPLVYLGDISYSLYLVHPLVIVFLPKILRSVGLASLANGPVLFVLAIIVILLISAISYEFFERKMLSRISRAIV
- a CDS encoding arginine repressor is translated as MVKNSRKQEIKRVILSLKISNQDELLEELRKLGYELTQATLSRDLKELGVAKMPDNEKGYIYVLPEKMGMQERMPTSLNMPSVSVLSLEFSYQFGILRTLPGFASSVAIYIDSHHAKEIAGTIAGDDTILIIPREPASHDDVRRALKKILPSISA
- a CDS encoding RecQ family ATP-dependent DNA helicase codes for the protein MLHSSLKQYFGFDEFRPGQQAVVEKIVAGQSAVAIFPTGSGKSLCYQLSAIHLPHLTLVVSPLLALIQDQLDYLVRRGISAVRIDSTQGREVEMEVMRGIKSGAHKILMISVERFKNERFRRFLSEVPISLLVIDEAHCISEWGHNFRPDYMKLPTFQKAFKIEQVLLLTATATPKVIEDMCAKFSIGKENVIVTGFYRSNLHLRICSVAEQQKNRELLTLVVDKPNDPTIVYVTLQKTAEVVAHFLVHRGINAVAYHAGMKSEEREQIQNEFMTGKTACIVATIAFGMGIDKSDIRRVIHYDLPKSIEGYSQEIGRAGRDGQPSNCIVLANLDNVQVLENFIYGDTPELESIEQLLKEIPQDNRHWELQIGTLATKCNIRQLPLKTLLVYLEMKNIIKPLYSFYGSYRFANLVSNEVVLDKFQGERKAFVKAIFDNSQTARKWTNVDVKTICSAYDTPRDRVVAALEHFNEQGWIHLEATQMIEVFEVVGNDFEVGVLAEELFDLFRKKEEIEVNRIHEMVSLFESDVCLSKLLAEYFGETVSWAACGHCSVCNAGSVHLSKSANLPNLAFYSYPMLVNDFEQKMSGKTTPDLIARFLCGIAVPRFTTLKVKSLPNFGVLENYRYHEVIGWIESNRIQ